A part of Myxococcus landrumus genomic DNA contains:
- a CDS encoding L-dopachrome tautomerase-related protein, which yields MSSPAPGARTARVFKAVIAGVGLLVLAVVGVRLRYGGGEPYPDVTGMPLLPDSALEEVVRSAEPIGNVAVSSTGRLFYTIHPESRPQGAKLWEWVDGKAVPFPAEPLQKKLFDTVLGVTIDRRDWLWVIDHGNHGLGVPRLLAFELSTGHLAHEFDFPPQVAPPGSFLQDLRVDSKGETVFIADVGFWRRSPALVIYDVAKKQARRVLEKHDSVFPRDFIIRSPLKDMVFFGGVAALKCGVDGIALDPTDEWLWFAAMSHDTMYRVRAADLRDTSLDDEALGQRLQAVGRKPLNDGLSADTAGNVLMTDVEHGAVLRMSPEGRLETLVKSPRIRWADAINHGPDGWLYVADSALPHSMLQSREHIQANGPYFIWRFKPGIGGIAGM from the coding sequence ATGTCGTCTCCCGCACCCGGCGCTCGCACCGCCCGGGTCTTCAAGGCCGTCATCGCCGGGGTGGGCTTGCTGGTGCTCGCGGTGGTGGGCGTGCGCCTTCGCTACGGAGGAGGCGAGCCCTACCCGGACGTCACCGGCATGCCGCTGCTGCCGGACAGCGCGCTCGAAGAAGTCGTGCGCAGCGCGGAGCCCATCGGCAACGTGGCGGTGTCCTCGACGGGGCGGCTGTTCTACACGATTCATCCGGAGAGCCGTCCCCAGGGCGCGAAGCTGTGGGAGTGGGTGGACGGCAAGGCCGTGCCGTTCCCCGCCGAGCCGCTCCAGAAGAAGCTCTTCGACACGGTGCTCGGCGTCACCATCGACCGGCGCGACTGGCTCTGGGTCATCGACCACGGCAATCACGGCCTGGGTGTCCCCCGGCTGCTCGCGTTCGAGCTGTCCACGGGACACCTCGCGCACGAGTTCGACTTCCCGCCGCAAGTGGCTCCCCCAGGCTCGTTCCTCCAGGACCTGCGCGTGGATTCCAAGGGCGAGACGGTGTTCATCGCCGACGTGGGCTTCTGGCGCCGCTCACCCGCGCTGGTCATCTACGACGTGGCGAAGAAGCAGGCGCGCCGGGTGCTCGAGAAGCACGACTCCGTCTTCCCGCGAGACTTCATCATCCGCAGCCCGCTCAAGGACATGGTGTTCTTCGGCGGGGTGGCCGCGCTGAAGTGCGGCGTGGATGGCATCGCGCTGGACCCCACGGATGAGTGGCTGTGGTTCGCCGCGATGAGCCACGACACGATGTATCGCGTGCGCGCCGCGGACCTGCGAGACACGTCGCTCGACGACGAGGCGCTGGGGCAGCGCCTCCAGGCCGTGGGCCGCAAGCCGCTCAACGACGGGCTCAGCGCGGACACGGCGGGCAACGTGTTGATGACGGACGTGGAGCACGGGGCCGTGCTGCGCATGTCTCCGGAGGGCCGGCTGGAGACGCTGGTGAAGTCTCCGCGCATCCGCTGGGCGGACGCCATCAACCACGGGCCGGACGGCTGGCTCTACGTGGCGGACAGCGCGCTGCCCCACTCGATGCTCCAGTCCCGCGAGCACATCCAGGCGAACGGGCCGTACTTCATCTGGCGCTTCAAGCCCGGCATCGGCGGCATCGCGGGCATGTGA
- a CDS encoding glycoside hydrolase family 15 protein produces the protein MGVGRQAVAGGSVPIEDHGIIGDLRTVALVGNEGTIDWLCYPHFDSPSVFAALLDPQKGGHWRIHPKPDGVLRKQFYWPDTNVLVTRFYTADGVGELIDFMPMNKRGEKETREVLRRVRVVRGEMAFEMECLPAFNYARDEHKTHLISGGAAFESPKLQLTLASSLPLRRVERGVAASFVLHENQSAVFTLREGMRLSCEDLVHSHESAEALFRDTVEYWRHWLSGCQYTGRWRETVQRSALALKLMTFSPTGAIVAAPTCSLPESPGGTRNWDYRYCWLRDAAFTVYAFIRIGFRKEAAAFMQWVEARCAEQGDGPLPLMFSLDGSPVPEEVELSHLIGYGGARPVRIGNAAADQLQLDIYGELMDSVYLSNKYAAPISFDFWRHLRRLVDWVCEHWNEPDEGIWEVRGGRRHFVYSKLMCWVAVDRAIRLADKRSFPADRPRWLAVRDTIFESIMANGWSEERGSFIQAYGKDTLDAANLLMPLVFFLSPVDPRMLSTLDHMRRPPSKGGLTSDGLVFRYDVEATLDGIPGSEGTFNLCSFWLVEAMTRANQARPDLLEEARLTFERMLGYANHVGLYAEQTGMSGESLGNFPQALTHLSLISAAYNLDRTLGRKD, from the coding sequence ATGGGGGTCGGAAGACAGGCGGTGGCGGGGGGCTCCGTGCCCATCGAGGACCACGGCATCATCGGCGACCTGCGCACGGTGGCGCTCGTGGGGAACGAGGGAACCATCGACTGGTTGTGCTACCCGCACTTCGACAGCCCCAGCGTCTTCGCCGCGCTGCTGGACCCTCAAAAGGGAGGCCACTGGCGCATCCACCCGAAGCCAGACGGAGTCCTGCGCAAGCAGTTCTACTGGCCGGACACCAACGTGCTGGTGACGCGCTTCTACACGGCCGATGGCGTGGGAGAGCTCATCGACTTCATGCCCATGAACAAGCGGGGCGAGAAGGAGACACGCGAGGTGCTCCGGCGCGTGCGCGTGGTGCGCGGTGAGATGGCCTTCGAGATGGAGTGCCTCCCCGCCTTCAACTACGCCCGGGATGAACACAAGACCCACCTCATCTCCGGAGGCGCCGCCTTCGAGTCCCCCAAGCTCCAGCTCACGCTGGCCTCCTCGTTGCCACTGCGGCGCGTGGAGCGCGGTGTCGCCGCGAGCTTCGTGTTGCACGAGAACCAGTCCGCCGTCTTCACCTTGCGCGAGGGCATGCGCCTGTCGTGCGAGGACCTGGTGCACAGCCACGAATCCGCGGAGGCGCTCTTCCGGGACACCGTGGAGTACTGGCGCCATTGGCTGTCGGGCTGCCAGTACACGGGGCGGTGGAGGGAGACGGTGCAGCGCTCGGCGCTGGCGCTGAAGCTGATGACGTTCTCCCCGACGGGCGCCATCGTCGCGGCGCCCACGTGCAGCCTCCCCGAGTCACCCGGTGGCACCCGTAACTGGGATTACCGTTACTGTTGGTTGAGGGACGCGGCCTTCACCGTCTATGCGTTCATCCGCATCGGGTTCAGGAAGGAGGCGGCGGCCTTCATGCAGTGGGTGGAGGCGCGCTGCGCGGAGCAGGGGGACGGGCCGCTGCCGCTGATGTTCTCCCTGGATGGCAGCCCGGTGCCGGAGGAGGTGGAGCTCTCGCACCTGATTGGATACGGCGGCGCCAGGCCGGTGCGCATCGGCAACGCGGCGGCGGACCAGCTCCAGCTCGACATCTACGGCGAGCTGATGGACTCGGTGTACCTGTCCAACAAGTACGCGGCCCCCATCTCCTTCGACTTCTGGCGGCACCTGCGCCGGCTGGTGGATTGGGTGTGTGAGCACTGGAACGAGCCGGACGAGGGCATCTGGGAGGTGCGCGGCGGACGGCGGCACTTCGTGTACTCGAAGCTGATGTGCTGGGTCGCGGTGGACCGGGCCATCCGCCTGGCTGACAAGCGCAGCTTCCCCGCGGACCGGCCTCGGTGGCTGGCCGTGCGCGACACCATCTTCGAGAGCATCATGGCCAACGGCTGGAGCGAGGAGCGCGGCTCCTTCATCCAGGCCTATGGCAAGGACACGCTGGACGCGGCGAACCTGCTCATGCCGCTGGTGTTCTTCCTCTCGCCGGTGGACCCGAGGATGTTGTCCACGCTGGACCACATGCGCCGGCCGCCGTCGAAGGGCGGGCTCACGTCGGACGGCCTGGTGTTCCGCTACGACGTGGAGGCGACGCTGGACGGCATCCCCGGCAGTGAGGGCACCTTCAACCTGTGCAGCTTCTGGTTGGTGGAGGCCATGACGCGGGCGAACCAGGCGCGGCCGGACCTGCTGGAGGAGGCGCGGCTCACCTTCGAGCGGATGCTGGGCTACGCCAACCACGTGGGCCTGTATGCGGAGCAGACGGGCATGTCCGGCGAGTCCCTGGGCAACTTCCCCCAGGCGTTGACCCACCTGTCGCTCATCAGCGCCGCGTACAACCTGGACCGGACCCTGGGCCGCAAGGATTGA
- a CDS encoding glucose 1-dehydrogenase, with translation MKAVAVFPGKKQVRVIDAPEPLLHAPTQVKVRTHEIGVCGTDKDIVSFTYGTPPPGLDYLILGHECLGEVVEVGPAVQGLQKGDWVVPRVRRPCPHAICPACRGGHPDFCITGDFTERGIKEAHGFCSEHFVEDVAYLHRVATELHDVAVLTEPLTIAEKALRQLDVIQERLPWRPVPGRAVVLGAGPVGQLGVLTLLRRGFATTVYSHSRKPNMKAEAAEAVGAPYLSTQDISPDELIRRAGAPDVIYEAAGTAKAAFEALKSLSPNGVFIFTGVPSKSEQMSLGGDDFLKQLVLNNQVLLGTVNAAASDFDAALEDLARFRARWPGGLERLITARHPPESFFDVVTGKAGGGIKHVITFT, from the coding sequence ATGAAGGCCGTCGCTGTCTTTCCTGGGAAGAAGCAAGTGCGCGTCATCGACGCGCCCGAACCCCTGCTCCACGCTCCGACCCAGGTGAAGGTCCGCACCCACGAGATTGGCGTGTGCGGCACCGACAAGGACATCGTCTCCTTCACCTACGGCACGCCCCCTCCAGGGCTCGACTACCTCATCCTCGGACACGAGTGTCTGGGCGAAGTCGTGGAGGTTGGCCCCGCTGTCCAAGGTCTCCAGAAGGGCGACTGGGTGGTGCCTCGCGTGCGCAGACCTTGCCCGCACGCCATCTGTCCCGCATGCCGGGGCGGACACCCCGACTTCTGCATCACCGGTGACTTCACCGAGCGCGGCATCAAGGAAGCCCACGGCTTCTGCTCGGAGCACTTCGTGGAGGACGTGGCCTATCTCCACCGTGTCGCCACCGAGTTGCATGACGTCGCCGTGCTCACCGAGCCCCTCACCATCGCGGAGAAGGCCCTGCGCCAGCTCGACGTCATCCAGGAGCGCCTGCCCTGGAGGCCCGTTCCGGGGCGCGCCGTCGTCCTGGGCGCGGGACCCGTGGGCCAGCTCGGCGTGCTCACCCTGCTGCGGCGAGGCTTCGCCACCACCGTCTACTCCCACAGCCGCAAGCCCAACATGAAGGCCGAGGCCGCGGAAGCGGTGGGCGCTCCCTACCTCTCCACGCAGGACATCTCTCCCGATGAACTGATTCGCCGGGCGGGAGCACCCGATGTCATCTACGAGGCCGCGGGCACCGCGAAGGCCGCCTTCGAGGCCCTGAAGTCCCTGTCACCCAATGGCGTCTTCATCTTCACGGGCGTGCCGTCGAAGTCCGAACAGATGTCCCTGGGTGGAGATGACTTCCTCAAGCAGCTCGTGCTGAACAACCAGGTCCTGCTGGGCACGGTGAACGCGGCGGCCTCGGACTTCGACGCGGCGCTGGAGGACCTGGCCCGCTTCCGTGCGCGGTGGCCGGGGGGACTCGAGCGGCTCATCACCGCGCGCCATCCTCCTGAATCCTTCTTCGACGTGGTGACGGGCAAGGCAGGCGGCGGCATCAAGCACGTCATCACCTTCACCTGA
- a CDS encoding tetratricopeptide repeat protein, which translates to MLLWAWLAPGLAIATPPESSSSTESNAELFRHRMTRASALYEALDYEKALNWLGQAKQVASNAREQVEVELYRGLVLADMGRRKQAMEAFHAGLSLHPDAQLPVPAAPKVTRDFESVRKQVKRHPPVVPRVEEAPKVAATPPPEEKPATPETKAEPETKKDLRTRLGEAGSGLKKNVGSALGTALDTVMGSRDESAPPAQPAASASEETR; encoded by the coding sequence GTGCTGCTCTGGGCCTGGCTCGCGCCAGGACTGGCCATCGCGACTCCACCGGAGAGTTCCTCCAGCACCGAAAGCAACGCGGAGCTCTTTCGCCATCGGATGACACGTGCGAGCGCGCTGTATGAAGCGCTCGACTACGAGAAGGCGCTCAACTGGCTGGGCCAGGCGAAGCAGGTGGCGTCCAACGCCCGCGAGCAGGTGGAGGTGGAGCTCTACCGGGGCCTTGTCCTCGCCGACATGGGGCGAAGGAAACAGGCCATGGAGGCCTTCCACGCCGGGCTGTCTTTGCACCCTGATGCGCAGCTCCCCGTGCCAGCGGCACCCAAGGTGACGCGAGACTTCGAGTCGGTGCGCAAGCAGGTGAAGCGCCATCCGCCCGTCGTCCCTCGTGTCGAAGAGGCTCCCAAGGTCGCCGCGACGCCTCCTCCCGAGGAGAAACCCGCCACTCCCGAGACGAAGGCCGAGCCCGAAACGAAGAAGGACCTGCGCACGCGTTTGGGCGAGGCGGGCTCCGGCTTGAAGAAGAACGTGGGCTCGGCGTTGGGGACCGCGCTGGACACGGTGATGGGCTCTCGCGATGAGTCGGCGCCGCCCGCGCAACCAGCCGCTTCGGCGTCGGAGGAGACTCGGTAG
- a CDS encoding serine/threonine protein kinase, giving the protein MHVGKYQLIRKLATGGMAEVFLAKAEGPGGFEKTLVLKRILPHLVEDLSFVEMFLEEAKLVAQLNHPNVVQIFDFGEFEGTYFLAMELIDGPNLRRWRKQADSRGVLLQPNLCAKVVALAAEGLAFAHDFEDPVTGQPMGLIHRDVSPDNILVSRQGAVKVVDFGIAKVVGQKHRTRTGMVKGKVAYMPPEQVRADPLDRRVDVYALGVVLYELLTGRLPFEGPSELATMQAIISREPVPVSHLRADVPNALQSILTVALRKNREDRYPDCRALQVDLERFVLSTGESVGAYQIARAVSQVVDEHLVPTPVSMRAMDSAPERTTPLGPGFQEAAPGGFVTADLSDRPTEQRPSAVRRAARRRRLPVVLAGAALVASTGGFVLLGGERTPPVVPRAAQEQGDTVEQGAVTGDTVAKPEARPAQHADAKGAPPTVTGDTVAKPEARPAQHADAKGARNPADVVPVVAAAPAPRPPVMKTATAQRKVKVAPLGSVEFRIRPYAVIYLDGKLLGETPMGIVDLPAKKYVVTAVNQNLDKRVTRDFEVKAGTANVFKLNLLQD; this is encoded by the coding sequence ATGCACGTGGGGAAATACCAACTCATCCGCAAGCTGGCGACGGGAGGAATGGCGGAGGTATTCCTGGCCAAGGCCGAGGGCCCCGGGGGCTTCGAGAAGACGCTGGTCCTCAAGCGCATCCTCCCGCATCTGGTGGAGGACCTGTCCTTCGTGGAGATGTTCCTGGAGGAGGCGAAGCTCGTCGCGCAGTTGAACCACCCGAACGTCGTCCAGATTTTCGACTTCGGTGAGTTCGAGGGGACGTACTTCCTGGCGATGGAGCTCATTGATGGGCCCAACCTGCGGCGCTGGCGAAAGCAGGCGGATTCCCGAGGCGTGCTCCTGCAACCCAACCTCTGCGCGAAGGTGGTGGCGCTGGCCGCGGAGGGCCTGGCCTTCGCGCATGACTTCGAGGACCCCGTCACGGGGCAGCCCATGGGGTTGATTCACCGGGACGTGAGTCCGGACAACATCCTGGTGTCCCGGCAGGGGGCGGTGAAGGTGGTGGACTTCGGCATCGCCAAGGTGGTGGGGCAGAAGCACCGCACGCGGACGGGCATGGTGAAGGGCAAGGTCGCGTACATGCCGCCCGAGCAGGTGCGGGCGGACCCGTTGGACCGGCGCGTGGATGTGTATGCGCTGGGGGTGGTGCTGTATGAGCTGCTCACGGGACGTCTGCCTTTCGAGGGGCCGTCGGAGCTGGCGACGATGCAGGCCATCATCTCGCGTGAGCCGGTGCCGGTGAGCCACTTGCGCGCGGATGTTCCCAATGCGCTCCAGTCCATCCTCACGGTGGCGTTGAGGAAGAATCGCGAGGACCGCTACCCGGATTGCCGTGCGCTTCAAGTGGACCTGGAGCGCTTCGTGTTGTCGACGGGTGAGTCGGTGGGGGCGTATCAGATTGCGCGCGCCGTCTCGCAGGTGGTGGATGAGCACCTCGTTCCGACACCTGTGTCGATGAGGGCGATGGACAGCGCGCCGGAGCGCACGACGCCGTTGGGGCCTGGATTCCAGGAGGCCGCGCCGGGTGGATTTGTCACGGCGGATTTGTCAGATAGACCGACGGAGCAGCGGCCCTCGGCGGTGCGGCGCGCGGCGCGGAGAAGGAGGCTTCCGGTCGTGCTCGCGGGCGCCGCGCTGGTCGCCTCGACGGGGGGATTCGTGCTGCTGGGTGGGGAGCGGACACCACCTGTCGTGCCGCGTGCGGCCCAGGAACAGGGCGACACGGTGGAGCAGGGTGCGGTGACAGGTGACACGGTAGCGAAGCCCGAAGCGCGCCCGGCACAGCACGCGGATGCGAAGGGTGCGCCTCCCACGGTGACAGGTGACACGGTAGCGAAGCCCGAAGCGCGCCCGGCACAGCACGCGGATGCGAAGGGTGCGCGAAATCCAGCGGACGTGGTGCCCGTCGTCGCGGCCGCGCCAGCGCCACGGCCGCCCGTGATGAAGACAGCCACTGCACAGCGGAAGGTGAAGGTCGCGCCGTTGGGTTCGGTGGAGTTCCGCATCCGGCCCTATGCGGTCATCTATCTCGACGGGAAGCTGCTGGGCGAGACGCCCATGGGCATCGTCGACCTGCCGGCGAAGAAGTATGTCGTGACGGCCGTCAACCAGAACCTGGACAAGCGCGTCACGCGTGACTTCGAGGTGAAGGCTGGCACGGCCAATGTCTTCAAGCTCAATCTGTTGCAGGACTGA
- a CDS encoding ABC transporter ATP-binding protein, translated as MLRALLGRWRSSLRLLRPAHVEADHAKISVTQLGHRYANKVVALKDVDLNVRSGEFICLLGPSGCGKSTLLYALAGHVRPTGGTVSIDGQPITGPGPSRLLMFQEAALFPWLSVRGNITFALAARGVPRSERKERADQYIRRVHLQGFEETLPHQLSGGMKMRASLARALAVDPTVLLMDEPFGSLDAQTRIHMQELLQSIWMRTHKTVVFVTHDVHEALMLGTRVVLMAPRPGRIVRDLEVHLPMPRRPDDAALMEMVRHVQRLLSEVERTNIPDSPPSPRASTPAVTGPVLAPPGLPRPAR; from the coding sequence ATGCTGCGTGCCCTCCTCGGCCGATGGCGAAGCTCGCTGCGCCTGCTCCGGCCGGCCCATGTGGAAGCCGACCACGCGAAGATATCCGTCACCCAGCTCGGCCATCGCTACGCCAACAAAGTCGTGGCCCTCAAGGACGTGGACCTCAACGTCCGCTCGGGGGAGTTCATCTGTCTGCTCGGCCCTTCGGGGTGCGGCAAGTCCACGCTCCTCTACGCGCTCGCGGGCCACGTGCGCCCCACTGGCGGCACGGTGTCCATTGACGGACAGCCCATCACCGGCCCCGGGCCCAGCCGGCTCCTCATGTTCCAGGAGGCCGCCCTCTTCCCGTGGCTCAGCGTGCGCGGAAACATCACCTTCGCCCTCGCCGCCCGAGGCGTCCCCCGCTCCGAGCGCAAGGAGCGCGCGGACCAGTACATCCGCCGCGTCCACCTCCAGGGCTTCGAGGAGACCCTCCCCCACCAGCTCTCCGGCGGCATGAAGATGCGCGCGAGCCTCGCCCGGGCGCTCGCCGTGGACCCCACCGTGCTCCTCATGGACGAGCCCTTCGGCTCGCTGGACGCGCAGACGCGCATCCACATGCAGGAGCTCCTCCAGTCCATCTGGATGCGCACGCACAAGACCGTGGTCTTCGTCACCCATGACGTCCATGAGGCCCTCATGCTGGGCACTCGCGTGGTCCTCATGGCACCGCGTCCAGGCCGCATCGTGAGGGACCTGGAGGTCCACCTGCCCATGCCGCGCCGCCCGGATGACGCGGCCCTCATGGAGATGGTCCGCCACGTCCAGCGGCTGCTGAGTGAAGTGGAGCGCACCAACATCCCCGACTCCCCGCCCTCACCCCGAGCCTCCACGCCCGCGGTGACAGGCCCCGTGCTGGCCCCGCCCGGACTGCCCCGGCCCGCGAGGTGA
- a CDS encoding ABC transporter permease gives MKRDSRLQGYAQKLLLLVLLLGAWEGLSRLGVWSPYLFPGPVTVARSLAKMAANGSLWDATLRSLGRLGRAYLVSVAIGVPLGLLMARLTFFRNAVKPVVMGLQALPSICWLPLALLWFGLTDTAILFVVVMGSVLGIAIATEDSVQGVDPQLLRVASTLGVRGLRFQFGVLLPAALPGIVTGLKLGWSFAWRALLAGELLFVSGGLGQLLTVGRELMDVPQVMAVMVAIILIGITVDRVLFQTVEGRLRRRWGLEGAM, from the coding sequence ATGAAGCGCGACTCGAGGCTCCAGGGCTACGCCCAGAAGCTCCTCCTGTTGGTGTTGCTGCTCGGCGCGTGGGAAGGACTGTCCCGCCTGGGCGTGTGGTCCCCGTACCTCTTCCCCGGACCTGTCACGGTGGCCAGGAGCCTGGCGAAGATGGCCGCCAATGGAAGCTTGTGGGACGCGACACTCCGCTCGCTGGGACGGCTGGGACGGGCCTATCTCGTCTCGGTGGCCATCGGTGTCCCGCTGGGCTTGTTGATGGCGCGGCTGACCTTCTTCCGCAACGCGGTGAAGCCCGTGGTGATGGGCCTGCAAGCCCTGCCCTCCATCTGCTGGCTGCCCCTGGCGCTCCTGTGGTTCGGCCTGACGGACACCGCCATCCTCTTCGTCGTCGTGATGGGCAGCGTGCTGGGCATCGCCATCGCCACGGAGGACAGCGTGCAGGGCGTGGACCCGCAGCTGTTGCGCGTCGCGAGCACGCTGGGCGTCCGAGGGCTTCGCTTCCAGTTCGGCGTGCTGCTGCCCGCGGCGCTGCCCGGCATCGTCACCGGCCTCAAGCTGGGGTGGAGCTTCGCGTGGCGGGCCCTGCTCGCCGGTGAGCTGCTGTTCGTGTCCGGCGGACTGGGGCAGTTGCTCACCGTGGGCCGCGAGCTGATGGACGTGCCTCAAGTCATGGCCGTCATGGTCGCCATCATCCTCATTGGAATCACGGTGGACCGTGTCCTCTTCCAGACGGTGGAGGGCCGGCTGCGCCGCCGCTGGGGCCTGGAAGGGGCGATGTAG
- a CDS encoding ABC transporter substrate-binding protein produces MRAIRLPWVFVLAGLVVFGAGCKRESSRGADTPLRLGFFPNITHAQALVGNSEGVFASEPGVGKLEVKQFNAGPAAMEALVAGSLDVSYVGNGPAINTFLKAGRELRIIAGAVNGGAMLVTRTAKSAAELKGKKLATPQLGNTQDIALRYWLKQQGLNTNLDGKGDVQIVPLSNSDILVQYLRGGIEGAWVPEPWGTRMLMDPEGGGQILVDEKTLWPEGRFPTTVVVTTRKVLETQRPRIVALLRAHVKLTERWKKEPETFATQVNTAFGKLTQKPLSAPILQGAFSRLEPSLDPVPSALSTAAKHAQELGFIPSSDISGLVDLSALDEARGSGAKH; encoded by the coding sequence ATGCGTGCCATTCGGTTGCCATGGGTGTTCGTGCTCGCCGGACTGGTGGTGTTCGGCGCGGGTTGCAAGCGCGAGTCCTCGCGTGGAGCGGACACCCCGCTGCGGCTGGGCTTCTTCCCGAACATCACGCATGCGCAGGCGCTGGTGGGCAACTCGGAGGGCGTGTTCGCCTCGGAGCCCGGCGTGGGGAAGCTGGAGGTGAAGCAATTCAACGCGGGGCCCGCGGCCATGGAGGCGCTGGTGGCGGGCTCGCTCGACGTCTCCTATGTGGGCAATGGCCCCGCCATCAACACGTTCCTCAAGGCCGGGCGGGAGCTGCGCATCATCGCGGGCGCAGTCAACGGTGGCGCCATGCTGGTGACGCGCACCGCGAAGAGCGCCGCGGAGCTGAAGGGCAAGAAGCTGGCGACGCCCCAGCTCGGCAACACCCAGGACATCGCGTTGCGGTACTGGCTCAAGCAGCAGGGGTTGAACACGAACCTGGACGGCAAGGGCGACGTGCAGATTGTGCCGCTGAGCAACTCGGACATCCTGGTGCAGTACCTGCGCGGCGGCATCGAGGGCGCCTGGGTACCCGAGCCCTGGGGCACACGCATGCTGATGGACCCGGAGGGCGGAGGGCAGATTCTCGTGGACGAGAAGACGCTGTGGCCCGAGGGGCGCTTCCCCACCACCGTGGTGGTGACGACGCGCAAGGTGCTGGAGACGCAGCGCCCGCGCATCGTCGCCCTGCTGCGCGCCCACGTGAAGCTGACCGAGCGCTGGAAGAAGGAGCCGGAGACCTTCGCCACGCAGGTGAACACCGCCTTCGGCAAGCTGACGCAGAAGCCCCTGTCGGCGCCCATCCTCCAGGGGGCCTTCTCGCGCCTGGAGCCCAGCCTGGACCCGGTGCCGTCGGCCTTGAGCACCGCCGCGAAGCACGCCCAGGAGCTGGGCTTCATCCCCTCGTCGGACATCAGCGGGCTGGTGGACCTGAGCGCGCTCGACGAGGCGCGCGGGAGCGGCGCGAAGCACTGA
- a CDS encoding HAD family hydrolase, whose protein sequence is MKMETVEQTLERIAREAEHTPGGILAFDGDGTLWSGDVGDELFMAVTGHDALKEQAQPRLMAMAAAHGLDSEGGTCTLARRLFSAFEAGVVSQRDVCELGAWMLAGWHVDELRDFCRGVVESHGLARRIQGETHRVLDWAHARDIPCYVVSASPLPVVEAAARVLGLPPENVVATTPQESDGVVLSDVVAPIPYGPGKVSCLRARTSRPLYAAFGDNVFDLEMLAASRVPVAVRPKARLLERADSLPPLVQLHPVPSL, encoded by the coding sequence ATGAAGATGGAGACCGTGGAGCAGACGCTGGAGCGCATCGCCCGTGAGGCGGAGCACACCCCCGGAGGCATCCTGGCCTTCGATGGAGACGGCACGCTGTGGAGCGGCGACGTGGGGGATGAGCTGTTCATGGCCGTGACGGGCCATGACGCCCTCAAGGAGCAGGCCCAGCCCCGGCTCATGGCCATGGCCGCCGCGCATGGACTGGATTCCGAGGGCGGCACCTGCACCCTCGCCCGCAGGCTCTTCTCCGCCTTCGAGGCGGGCGTCGTCTCCCAGCGCGACGTCTGCGAGCTGGGCGCGTGGATGCTCGCGGGCTGGCACGTGGACGAGCTGCGGGACTTCTGCCGAGGCGTCGTGGAGTCCCACGGCCTGGCCCGCCGCATCCAAGGGGAGACGCACCGCGTGCTGGACTGGGCCCACGCGCGTGACATTCCTTGTTACGTGGTGAGCGCCTCCCCCCTCCCAGTGGTGGAGGCCGCCGCGCGGGTGCTGGGCCTTCCGCCGGAGAACGTGGTGGCCACCACCCCCCAGGAGTCGGACGGCGTGGTGCTCTCCGACGTCGTCGCCCCCATCCCCTACGGGCCGGGAAAGGTGAGCTGTCTGAGGGCTCGCACCAGCCGGCCCCTGTATGCGGCCTTCGGCGACAATGTCTTTGATTTGGAGATGCTGGCCGCCTCCCGGGTACCGGTGGCGGTGCGTCCCAAGGCGCGCCTTCTGGAGCGGGCGGACAGCCTTCCCCCGCTGGTCCAGTTGCACCCGGTCCCCAGCCTCTGA